From the genome of Blautia pseudococcoides, one region includes:
- a CDS encoding helix-turn-helix domain-containing protein: protein MRLNSIMVYYQLAKHFEINHAQYSQQYFVGRPVFYETSVHTEGRAVIADKENILHCVNDLRGCVILCIGSRVKAWDKGNNDVIFLGEGISEKKLFNVLTEIFDVFDNWDGKLTGIVNGNIGFQEILDCCQTVLPEPAALMDGDFKYIAYSSDEGICRKFVDDMNQLPLEDVNDLTSMPGFKELEERKEAFVYTAGEVVIYKNIYHEGRYTGRLSLLIQEGQEDAKTEYEKAVFNHLARYVEQLYDQCGGFELGPQRLADLHHMLKKCLETDGADEGELLRLLWANKNLPGDIYYMLTIRENILQKGKAYNMRYLCSQMERMWPGAYCVTHDGDIAMLFNQNMFSKSTDLEFHKEMVYFLRESVLAAGCSREFTDISCIRSAYRQAEFAMEMGLRKNFTYCYHKFDDYALDFLLKYGVGNFLPEQLCSRELLTLYRYDRENETSYYKTLLTYVRLQYNAVASAKALYIHRSSFINRMERIRELIRLNLEDPEERLYLLLSFRVMEEYSSKSGEK from the coding sequence ATGAGACTGAACAGTATTATGGTATATTACCAGCTGGCAAAACACTTTGAAATAAATCATGCACAATATTCACAACAGTATTTTGTGGGACGCCCTGTTTTTTATGAGACATCTGTCCATACAGAGGGGAGAGCTGTCATTGCGGATAAGGAGAATATACTACACTGTGTCAATGATCTGAGAGGCTGTGTTATCCTGTGTATTGGCTCCCGGGTCAAAGCCTGGGACAAGGGAAATAATGATGTGATTTTTCTGGGGGAGGGGATATCAGAGAAGAAACTTTTTAACGTACTGACGGAAATATTTGATGTTTTTGACAATTGGGATGGAAAACTTACCGGGATTGTAAACGGGAATATTGGATTTCAGGAGATTTTAGACTGCTGCCAGACGGTTCTGCCGGAGCCTGCCGCACTGATGGACGGGGACTTTAAATATATTGCCTACTCTAGCGATGAGGGGATTTGCAGGAAATTTGTGGACGATATGAACCAGCTTCCGCTGGAGGATGTAAACGATCTGACCAGTATGCCTGGATTCAAGGAACTGGAAGAACGAAAAGAGGCGTTTGTCTATACCGCAGGGGAAGTGGTGATCTACAAAAATATTTATCATGAAGGGAGATATACAGGCCGTTTGTCCCTGTTGATCCAGGAGGGGCAGGAGGACGCGAAGACCGAATATGAGAAAGCAGTCTTCAACCATCTTGCCAGGTATGTGGAACAGCTTTATGACCAGTGCGGAGGTTTTGAGCTGGGACCTCAGCGTCTGGCTGACCTGCATCACATGTTGAAAAAGTGTCTGGAGACGGATGGGGCAGACGAGGGAGAACTTCTGCGGTTATTATGGGCAAATAAAAATCTGCCGGGTGACATTTATTATATGCTTACTATCCGCGAGAACATTCTCCAAAAAGGAAAAGCATATAATATGAGATATCTCTGCTCGCAGATGGAGCGGATGTGGCCCGGTGCATACTGTGTGACACATGACGGGGATATTGCCATGCTGTTTAACCAGAATATGTTCTCAAAATCCACAGATTTGGAGTTCCACAAGGAAATGGTGTATTTTCTGCGGGAAAGTGTGCTGGCAGCAGGCTGCAGCCGGGAATTTACAGATATCTCCTGCATCCGCAGCGCTTACCGGCAGGCAGAATTTGCCATGGAGATGGGGCTTAGGAAAAATTTTACATACTGTTATCATAAATTTGATGATTATGCATTGGATTTTCTGTTAAAATACGGTGTGGGAAATTTTCTGCCGGAACAGCTCTGCAGCAGGGAACTGCTCACCCTGTACCGGTATGACAGGGAAAATGAAACTTCCTATTATAAAACACTTTTAACATATGTGCGTCTGCAGTACAATGCAGTAGCATCCGCAAAGGCGCTGTATATACACCGCAGTTCTTTTATAAACAGAATGGAACGGATTCGGGAACTGATACGTCTGAATCTGGAGGACCCGGAGGAGAGACTGTATCTGCTGCTGTCTTTTCGGGTCATGGAGGAATACAGTTCCAAGAGCGGGGAAAAATGA
- a CDS encoding threonine/serine exporter family protein produces the protein MESRDKQILDLAMEAGKTLLDAGAEIFRAEETIQRIAKAYGIEKSSAFVMSTGIFLTAESKGQDIYAQVKHIPINSARLNRVAAVNQLSREIVEGRYTVEEAWEQLEAIKQMPGKRDFTRILASGVGSASFCYVLGGGIWDAAAAFLSGFLLYVLLVALEKREKRTSKIVLNLMGGFWGSFLAVVFYRLGVGENYGSILVGSIMPLVPGVSFVNSIRDFADGDYIGGGVRMLDTLLVALGIALGVGLMYMLYYKVIGGILL, from the coding sequence ATGGAGAGCAGAGATAAACAGATTCTGGATTTGGCAATGGAGGCTGGCAAGACCTTGCTGGATGCCGGGGCAGAAATCTTCCGCGCGGAGGAGACCATACAGAGAATAGCCAAAGCCTATGGAATAGAAAAAAGCAGTGCATTTGTCATGAGTACAGGAATTTTTTTGACAGCCGAGAGCAAGGGGCAGGACATTTATGCCCAGGTTAAGCATATCCCTATCAATTCAGCCAGGCTTAACCGGGTGGCAGCCGTAAACCAGCTTTCCAGAGAAATCGTGGAGGGAAGATACACGGTGGAGGAGGCATGGGAACAACTGGAAGCTATTAAGCAAATGCCGGGCAAAAGAGATTTTACCAGGATACTGGCATCCGGTGTAGGGTCTGCCAGTTTCTGCTATGTTTTGGGAGGCGGCATCTGGGATGCGGCGGCGGCTTTCTTGTCAGGCTTTTTGCTGTATGTATTATTAGTTGCGCTGGAAAAAAGAGAGAAGAGAACTTCAAAGATTGTATTGAATTTAATGGGAGGATTCTGGGGGTCGTTTTTAGCCGTGGTTTTCTACAGGCTGGGAGTGGGGGAGAATTACGGAAGTATACTGGTCGGCTCCATTATGCCTCTGGTACCCGGCGTCTCTTTTGTAAATTCCATCCGGGATTTTGCGGACGGTGATTATATAGGGGGAGGTGTCAGAATGCTGGATACCCTTCTTGTAGCTCTGGGTATTGCCCTTGGCGTTGGACTTATGTATATGCTTTACTATAAAGTGATAGGAGGGATTCTCTTATGA
- a CDS encoding threonine/serine exporter family protein, whose translation MMVIQGAAQFVAAFLGTVAFSVLFSVPREQYPLCGTIGGFGWLICWICTNPFHMSAVTGSFIATVFIVTASRIGSTIRKCPVTLFLIAGIFPLVPGIGIYRTLYYTLMQESAQSLYYGRQTIGIALAMVLGIVFVFEIPQKTINRIFRKKHHGKN comes from the coding sequence ATGATGGTGATACAAGGTGCAGCGCAGTTTGTTGCTGCGTTTTTGGGGACTGTGGCTTTTTCCGTACTGTTTTCCGTACCCAGGGAACAGTATCCCCTGTGCGGTACCATAGGCGGTTTCGGATGGCTGATCTGCTGGATCTGCACCAATCCTTTCCATATGAGTGCAGTAACGGGAAGCTTTATTGCCACGGTGTTTATCGTGACAGCCTCCCGTATTGGGAGCACCATAAGAAAATGTCCGGTCACATTGTTCCTGATCGCCGGCATTTTTCCTCTTGTGCCGGGAATCGGAATATACCGTACCCTTTACTATACCCTGATGCAGGAAAGCGCACAAAGCCTGTATTACGGAAGGCAGACCATTGGGATAGCATTAGCCATGGTGCTGGGGATCGTGTTTGTATTCGAGATACCACAGAAGACCATCAACAGGATTTTCAGAAAGAAACACCATGGCAAAAACTGA
- the arcC gene encoding carbamate kinase, whose protein sequence is MTKKRVVVALGHRALGTTLPEQKNATKRTAKIIADLVEAGAEVIITHSNAPQVGMIHTAMNEFGKVHPDYTAVPMSVCAAMSQGYIGYDVQNAIRAELLRRGIYKPVSTILTQVTVDPYDDAFHEPVKVIGRILTEEEAEAEEKKGNYVTKTENGCRRIVAAPKPQDIVEIDAIRALADAGQIVIACGGGGIPVLEQGEELHGASAVIEKDLISGKLAEMLDADELLILTSVEKVSINYKSDTEQYLDHITPAQARQYMEEDQFEPSTMRPKIEASVSFIEKKKGRKAIITSIDKAKAAYLGKTGTIIE, encoded by the coding sequence ATGACAAAAAAGAGAGTAGTAGTGGCATTGGGACACAGAGCATTAGGCACCACATTGCCTGAACAGAAAAATGCAACAAAAAGAACAGCAAAAATAATCGCTGACCTGGTGGAAGCAGGTGCGGAGGTGATCATCACACACAGCAACGCTCCCCAGGTAGGGATGATCCATACAGCAATGAACGAATTTGGAAAAGTGCATCCGGACTATACTGCAGTCCCCATGTCTGTATGTGCAGCAATGAGCCAGGGCTACATCGGCTACGATGTGCAGAACGCCATCAGGGCTGAACTTTTAAGACGCGGCATTTACAAACCGGTGAGCACAATCCTCACCCAGGTCACAGTCGACCCATACGATGACGCCTTCCACGAGCCTGTCAAAGTGATCGGAAGGATTCTGACCGAGGAGGAAGCCGAGGCCGAGGAGAAAAAAGGTAACTACGTGACAAAGACAGAAAACGGCTGCCGCAGGATCGTAGCTGCACCAAAGCCACAGGACATTGTGGAGATTGACGCCATCCGTGCCCTGGCCGATGCAGGTCAGATCGTCATTGCCTGCGGCGGCGGCGGAATCCCTGTCCTGGAGCAGGGGGAGGAGCTTCACGGAGCCAGCGCGGTAATTGAAAAAGACCTCATAAGCGGAAAACTGGCTGAGATGCTGGATGCAGACGAACTCCTCATCCTCACCAGCGTAGAAAAAGTATCCATAAACTATAAATCCGACACAGAGCAATACCTGGACCACATAACCCCGGCCCAGGCCAGACAATACATGGAAGAGGACCAGTTCGAGCCATCCACCATGCGCCCCAAAATAGAAGCCTCCGTAAGCTTTATAGAAAAGAAAAAAGGCCGCAAAGCCATCATCACCTCCATAGACAAAGCCAAAGCAGCTTACCTGGGCAAAACAGGCACCATCATAGAATAG
- a CDS encoding UDP-N-acetylmuramoyl-L-alanyl-D-glutamate--2,6-diaminopimelate ligase — MRLTELLKNLEYKCEQGSLDTDVRSVVFDSRKAEKDSLFICIKGAVSDGHKYAQEVVEKGASVLVVQDDVTVPEQVTVIKVPDSRYAMACISAAWFGHPAEKMKVIGITGTKGKTTTTYLVKSILENAGHKVGLIGTIEAIIGDKVIPAANTTPESYIVQQYFAQMAEAGCDSVVMEVSSQGLMLHRTAGFLFDLGIFTNIEPDHIGPNEHKDFDDYIHCKGMLFKQCRVGIVNADDEHLDKVLEGHTCELETFGFSEKADLRAKNLHLVTGKGTLGIAYQAEGLMDFPVEIDLPGKFSVYNSLTAIAICRHFGVSVENIQKALKAAKVKGRIEMIKVSEEFTLMIDYAHNAMSLESLLTTLREYRPTRLVCLFGCGGNRSKLRRYEMGEVSGRLADLTIITSDNPRNEEPQAIIDDIKIGIGRTEGEYVEIADRKEAIAYAIHHGQPGDIIVLAGKGHEDYQEIKGKKYPMDERDLIREILAEQPL; from the coding sequence ATGAGACTGACGGAACTTTTAAAAAACCTTGAATATAAATGTGAACAGGGCAGCCTGGACACAGACGTGAGGAGTGTAGTCTTTGATTCCCGGAAAGCGGAAAAGGACTCTCTTTTTATTTGCATCAAAGGCGCTGTATCTGACGGCCACAAATACGCACAGGAGGTTGTAGAAAAAGGCGCCTCCGTCCTGGTAGTACAGGATGATGTGACAGTCCCGGAACAGGTGACTGTGATCAAAGTACCGGACAGCCGGTACGCCATGGCCTGCATCTCCGCAGCATGGTTTGGCCATCCGGCAGAGAAGATGAAAGTGATCGGTATCACAGGCACAAAAGGAAAGACCACTACCACCTACCTTGTAAAATCCATCCTGGAAAATGCGGGGCACAAAGTGGGATTGATCGGAACCATTGAGGCCATCATCGGCGACAAAGTCATACCGGCAGCCAACACAACCCCGGAATCCTACATTGTGCAGCAATACTTTGCCCAGATGGCGGAGGCCGGATGTGACAGCGTGGTCATGGAGGTTTCCTCCCAGGGCCTGATGCTCCACAGAACCGCAGGTTTTCTTTTTGACCTGGGCATTTTTACGAATATTGAGCCGGACCATATCGGTCCTAATGAACACAAAGATTTCGATGACTATATCCATTGTAAAGGAATGTTGTTCAAACAGTGCAGGGTGGGTATTGTGAACGCGGATGATGAGCATTTGGATAAAGTGCTGGAGGGTCATACCTGTGAGCTGGAAACCTTTGGGTTCAGTGAAAAGGCAGATCTGCGTGCGAAAAATCTGCATCTCGTCACAGGAAAAGGAACCCTGGGAATTGCCTATCAGGCGGAAGGCCTTATGGATTTTCCGGTGGAGATCGACCTTCCCGGCAAATTCAGTGTTTATAATTCCCTTACCGCGATTGCCATCTGCCGCCATTTTGGAGTCAGCGTGGAGAATATCCAAAAGGCACTGAAAGCTGCCAAGGTAAAAGGCAGGATCGAGATGATAAAAGTCTCCGAGGAGTTTACCCTTATGATTGATTACGCCCACAATGCCATGAGTCTGGAGAGCCTTTTGACCACCCTGCGGGAGTACCGGCCCACACGTCTTGTATGTCTGTTTGGATGCGGGGGGAACCGCTCCAAGCTCCGCCGTTATGAGATGGGGGAGGTATCGGGACGTCTGGCTGATCTGACCATCATAACCTCAGATAACCCAAGGAATGAAGAACCACAGGCGATCATAGATGACATTAAGATTGGAATCGGCAGGACAGAGGGTGAGTACGTGGAGATCGCAGACAGAAAAGAGGCTATTGCCTATGCCATTCATCACGGACAGCCAGGGGACATTATAGTGCTTGCCGGCAAAGGACACGAGGATTACCAGGAAATCAAAGGAAAGAAATATCCCATGGATGAGAGGGATCTGATCAGGGAGATTCTGGCTGAGCAGCCCTTATAG